In Mongoliitalea daihaiensis, one DNA window encodes the following:
- a CDS encoding TonB-dependent receptor: MYKFNTLLLLIFLLLAFAPSYAQQVVQGKIVDEKGEAIPAASIFIPPGNIFGISDLEGLFTLTGEINFPVTIQVSLVGYKAKKITVNRENAASRLDIILEDDFELAEVLITSRRRQEEIQAVPIAVSVIGGALVEDAQAFNVNRLKELVPSVQLYSSNPRNTTLNIRGLGSTFGLTNDGIDPGVGFYVDGVFFARPAVTALDFIDVDQIEVLRGPQGTLFGKNTTAGAFNITTRRPRFQPDATIESSFGNYGFVQTRGSITGPLSQKLAGRLSFSGTRRDGLIYNVATQKFTNDLNNLGVRGQLLYVPSEKVEVLVAGDVTRQRPNGFAQVVAGVVETQRAPFRQFNTIIQDLNYSLPSMNPFDRLIDHDTPWRSGNDVGGVSVNVDADLWGGTLTSTSAWRYWNWDPSNDRDFTGLQALSLSQAPSRHDQWSQEIRYAGDFNSRLSGVIGVFALWQDLKSDPFHTEESGIHQWRFVQNNQNPLWRTPGLLDGFGIRTTNRLQSFSGAVFGQLDWKISDKVSLLPGIRWNYDEKQVYFNRETYGGLQTDDPVLIALQQSVYNDQEFQAMVDESNFSGQVTLAYRPTSKINTFGTFSTNFKPVGINLGGLPRENGRTMIELARIEPEFVTHIEGGIKTSPTSKSTANLTLFNTSIQNFQTLVQTPDLSVNRGYLANAEEVNVAGAELDVSLKIRSNIQLFGALAYTDARYVKFTNAPVPLEEVGGESFKDISGGRLPGISRWAGSAGGEWSHQSKFLGLKGEVFVATELFFRSEFSSSPSPSRYLNIDGYGVMNARAGFRGDYGFTLFVWSRNLTDTQYFEQLLPGAGNVGHFAAVLGDPRTVGFTVRFNFVEK; the protein is encoded by the coding sequence ATGTATAAATTTAATACACTGTTGCTGCTGATATTTTTATTATTGGCGTTTGCTCCATCTTATGCCCAACAAGTTGTCCAAGGAAAAATAGTGGATGAAAAAGGAGAAGCGATTCCTGCAGCTTCCATCTTTATCCCTCCTGGAAATATTTTTGGAATCTCTGATTTGGAGGGTTTGTTTACATTGACTGGAGAAATCAACTTTCCTGTGACTATTCAAGTCTCTTTGGTTGGTTACAAGGCAAAAAAGATTACTGTCAATCGAGAAAATGCGGCTTCTAGATTAGATATTATATTAGAGGACGATTTCGAATTGGCAGAGGTGCTCATTACTTCCCGACGTAGACAGGAAGAAATTCAGGCAGTTCCCATTGCAGTGTCTGTCATAGGTGGGGCTTTGGTAGAAGATGCCCAAGCTTTTAATGTCAATCGCCTAAAAGAATTGGTTCCTTCTGTACAGTTGTATTCCTCCAACCCACGGAATACTACCTTGAACATTAGAGGTTTGGGCTCAACTTTCGGATTGACCAATGATGGAATTGATCCAGGAGTTGGTTTTTATGTGGATGGAGTATTTTTTGCACGTCCTGCGGTTACGGCCTTGGATTTTATAGATGTGGACCAAATCGAAGTGTTAAGAGGGCCTCAAGGAACACTATTTGGGAAAAATACAACAGCAGGTGCATTCAATATTACCACCCGTAGGCCGAGATTTCAACCGGATGCGACCATTGAATCTAGTTTTGGGAACTATGGTTTTGTCCAAACCAGAGGATCTATCACAGGTCCATTATCTCAAAAATTGGCAGGAAGACTTTCTTTTTCGGGTACAAGAAGAGATGGCTTGATTTACAATGTAGCTACTCAAAAATTCACCAATGATTTGAATAATCTAGGGGTACGGGGACAATTGTTGTACGTGCCATCTGAAAAAGTAGAGGTGTTGGTAGCGGGAGATGTCACCCGACAGCGACCGAATGGTTTTGCTCAAGTAGTGGCAGGAGTAGTCGAAACACAACGAGCACCTTTTCGGCAGTTCAATACTATTATTCAAGATTTAAACTATTCCTTGCCAAGTATGAATCCATTTGATCGTCTTATTGATCATGATACTCCATGGAGATCTGGAAATGATGTTGGTGGGGTCTCGGTCAATGTAGATGCAGATCTTTGGGGTGGGACCTTGACTTCCACAAGTGCTTGGAGATATTGGAATTGGGACCCTTCCAATGACCGGGATTTTACAGGTTTACAAGCGCTAAGTCTTTCTCAAGCACCCTCTCGCCATGATCAGTGGTCGCAGGAAATACGTTATGCTGGTGATTTCAATTCCAGACTCAGCGGAGTAATAGGTGTATTTGCTTTATGGCAAGATTTAAAGTCAGATCCTTTCCATACCGAAGAGTCAGGAATTCATCAGTGGAGATTTGTTCAAAACAACCAAAACCCATTGTGGAGAACTCCGGGGTTATTGGATGGATTTGGGATCAGAACAACCAACCGCTTGCAATCCTTTAGTGGAGCGGTATTCGGACAGTTGGATTGGAAGATCAGTGACAAAGTAAGTCTCCTACCCGGAATCAGATGGAACTACGATGAAAAGCAGGTGTATTTTAATCGGGAAACGTATGGCGGTCTTCAAACCGATGACCCTGTGTTGATCGCCTTGCAACAATCGGTCTATAATGATCAGGAGTTTCAGGCAATGGTGGACGAATCAAATTTTTCTGGTCAGGTAACCCTGGCTTACAGGCCGACATCCAAGATCAATACCTTTGGTACATTTTCTACCAATTTTAAGCCAGTGGGGATTAATTTGGGAGGATTACCCAGAGAAAATGGGCGAACGATGATTGAATTGGCGAGAATAGAACCCGAGTTTGTCACGCATATCGAAGGAGGAATCAAAACTTCCCCAACTTCTAAAAGTACAGCTAACCTTACCTTGTTTAATACATCCATTCAAAATTTTCAGACATTAGTTCAGACTCCGGACTTATCAGTGAATAGAGGATACCTTGCCAATGCCGAGGAAGTCAACGTTGCCGGGGCAGAGTTGGATGTGTCACTAAAAATACGTTCAAATATCCAGCTATTTGGAGCACTAGCCTATACGGATGCCAGATATGTAAAGTTTACCAATGCTCCTGTTCCATTGGAGGAAGTAGGAGGGGAGAGCTTCAAGGATATCTCAGGAGGTAGGCTGCCGGGCATATCAAGATGGGCAGGTTCAGCAGGAGGAGAATGGAGCCACCAATCAAAATTTTTAGGACTTAAAGGGGAAGTCTTTGTTGCTACCGAACTATTTTTCCGTTCTGAGTTTTCCAGCAGTCCCTCACCATCCCGCTATTTGAATATTGATGGCTATGGAGTTATGAATGCAAGAGCTGGATTTAGAGGAGACTATGGATTTACGCTCTTTGTATGGTCAAGAAATCTGACGGATACGCAGTATTTTGAACAATTGCTACCTGGAGCAGGCAATGTGGGCCATTTTGCAGCAGTTCTTGGAGACCCACGCACAGTTGGGTTTACCGTGAGGTTTAATTTTGTTGAAAAATAA
- a CDS encoding sulfite exporter TauE/SafE family protein, with protein MERLVLTIKDQPFWFLFFLASFMVLVSLSFHTFSDLLDFQTLDREMFFWFLLVGFIAQTIDGALGMAYGVSSNSILLGIGIPPAVASAWVHIAQVFTSLASGISHMKLGNVDWSLAKRLLIPGVLGAVIGAFFLSSIDGNQVKPYIAVYLMVMGGIIIRKVFRKPKKAFDKQAKSLPYLATVGGFVDSIGGGGWGPVVNSTLMGKGQVPRKAIGTGNFVEIFVSLASASTFFFFVHELSLAPILGLIIGGVIASPFAALICKKLNPKVLMFMVGMLVIGLSIRTFYLSIV; from the coding sequence ATGGAAAGATTGGTACTTACGATTAAAGATCAGCCATTTTGGTTTTTATTTTTCTTGGCGAGTTTTATGGTACTAGTCAGCCTATCTTTCCATACCTTTTCCGATTTGCTAGATTTTCAAACCCTTGATAGAGAAATGTTTTTTTGGTTTCTTTTGGTAGGATTTATTGCACAGACCATAGATGGAGCCTTGGGGATGGCCTATGGAGTAAGTTCCAATTCCATATTATTGGGGATTGGAATTCCACCGGCAGTCGCAAGCGCTTGGGTGCATATTGCACAAGTTTTTACGAGTCTGGCATCTGGGATATCGCATATGAAACTGGGTAATGTGGACTGGTCCTTGGCCAAGCGGTTATTGATTCCAGGGGTGTTGGGTGCTGTAATTGGTGCATTTTTTCTTTCTTCCATTGATGGTAATCAAGTGAAGCCTTACATAGCAGTCTATCTGATGGTCATGGGAGGGATTATCATCAGAAAAGTATTCAGAAAGCCAAAGAAAGCTTTTGATAAGCAGGCCAAATCTTTACCTTACCTAGCCACTGTGGGTGGATTTGTTGACTCCATTGGAGGTGGGGGATGGGGCCCTGTTGTAAATTCTACGTTGATGGGTAAAGGTCAGGTTCCCCGAAAGGCTATCGGAACTGGTAACTTTGTGGAGATATTCGTCTCCCTAGCAAGCGCTAGTACTTTTTTCTTTTTTGTCCATGAATTAAGTTTAGCGCCAATTTTAGGGTTGATAATAGGCGGTGTAATTGCCTCACCTTTTGCAGCGTTGATCTGTAAAAAGTTAAATCCTAAAGTCTTGATGTTCATGGTTGGCATGCTGGTAATTGGCTTGAGTATCCGGACCTTTTATTTGTCTATAGTGTAA
- a CDS encoding RrF2 family transcriptional regulator, with translation MLSKKAKYALKTILYLHAQHGKGPIAAKTIAESEKIPYKFLENILRELKSHQVVKSTRGAVGGYTLAKNPEEITVAQLMRMIDGPIALIPCVSEKFYESCGECTDEETCSIRKLFARLRFQMVKVLDCSIVELSQL, from the coding sequence ATGCTCTCTAAAAAAGCAAAATATGCCCTCAAAACAATTCTTTATTTACATGCTCAGCATGGCAAGGGCCCAATAGCAGCTAAAACCATTGCAGAGTCAGAAAAGATTCCATATAAATTTTTAGAAAATATTCTGAGAGAACTCAAAAGTCACCAAGTAGTTAAGAGCACGAGAGGAGCGGTAGGAGGCTACACTTTAGCAAAAAATCCAGAAGAAATTACTGTTGCTCAATTGATGAGGATGATTGATGGTCCTATCGCATTAATCCCATGTGTCTCCGAGAAATTCTACGAGTCTTGTGGGGAATGTACCGATGAGGAAACCTGTTCTATCCGAAAGCTTTTTGCCCGTTTGCGTTTTCAGATGGTGAAAGTCCTTGATTGTTCCATTGTGGAGTTGAGTCAGTTATGA
- a CDS encoding arginine decarboxylase — protein sequence MNQYNDLIQQTFDFPTKEFHVENNELHFNGVNLMEIINAYGTPLKLSYLPKISENIQNAKTYFGNAIEKHDYKGKYTYCYCTKSSHFSFVLDEALKNDIHIETSSTFDIHLVRSLFAQGKINKQTYIVCNGFKRELYRQYIAELLNDGFVNCIPVLDNLTEIDYYLEHVNVPFQVGIRIAADEEPKFGFYTSRLGVRYSDIINLYEEKIKNNPQVSLKMLHFFLNSGIKDTAYYWSELTRFIQKYVDLKKIAPSLDTMDIGGGWPIKYNVFFDYDYQYMAEQIVKNIKWMCAKNHTDEPHIFTEFGSYTVGESGAVLYSVLDEKLQNDKELWYMIDGSFITQLPDSWGLNQKYIMLAVNNWDEEYHNINLGGLTCDSMDYYNSEAHQFNIYLPKIQEGQKQYIGFFHTGAYQESLGGYGGIQHCLIPAPKHVIIDRNPDGSIKHWLFAPEQTSESMMKVLGYQ from the coding sequence ATGAATCAATACAACGATCTGATCCAACAGACATTTGATTTCCCCACAAAGGAGTTTCATGTTGAAAATAATGAATTACATTTCAACGGAGTGAATTTGATGGAAATCATCAATGCGTATGGAACGCCCTTAAAACTGAGTTATCTTCCAAAAATTTCTGAAAACATTCAGAATGCGAAGACGTATTTTGGGAATGCGATAGAAAAACACGACTATAAAGGTAAGTACACCTATTGTTATTGTACCAAGTCCTCTCATTTCAGTTTTGTCTTAGATGAAGCCTTGAAAAATGACATCCATATCGAAACCTCCAGTACTTTCGATATTCATTTGGTCCGCTCCTTATTTGCTCAAGGAAAAATCAACAAACAGACTTACATTGTTTGCAATGGTTTCAAGCGTGAATTATATCGACAATACATCGCGGAGTTATTGAACGATGGTTTTGTCAATTGCATTCCTGTATTAGACAACTTAACTGAAATTGACTATTACTTGGAGCATGTCAACGTTCCTTTTCAAGTAGGTATTCGCATTGCAGCGGATGAAGAACCAAAGTTTGGCTTTTACACTTCTCGATTGGGTGTTCGCTACAGCGATATCATCAATCTCTATGAGGAAAAAATCAAAAATAATCCTCAGGTAAGCTTAAAAATGCTTCATTTCTTCCTCAATTCAGGAATCAAGGATACAGCGTACTACTGGTCTGAATTGACGCGCTTTATTCAGAAATATGTGGATTTGAAAAAAATTGCTCCTTCCTTGGATACAATGGATATCGGTGGCGGTTGGCCAATTAAGTATAATGTCTTTTTCGATTATGACTATCAGTATATGGCTGAACAAATCGTGAAAAATATCAAATGGATGTGTGCTAAAAACCATACAGATGAACCACATATTTTCACAGAGTTTGGTTCGTATACGGTAGGAGAGAGTGGGGCTGTGCTTTATTCTGTTTTGGACGAGAAGCTTCAAAATGACAAAGAACTTTGGTATATGATTGATGGATCATTCATCACTCAACTACCGGATAGCTGGGGATTGAATCAAAAGTATATCATGCTTGCAGTCAATAATTGGGATGAGGAATACCACAACATCAACTTGGGTGGCTTGACCTGCGATAGCATGGATTATTATAATTCAGAAGCGCATCAATTCAATATTTACTTGCCTAAGATTCAAGAAGGGCAAAAGCAGTATATAGGTTTTTTCCATACAGGTGCTTACCAAGAGTCTTTGGGCGGGTATGGAGGAATTCAACATTGTTTGATTCCGGCTCCAAAGCATGTGATTATCGATAGAAATCCTGATGGAAGCATTAAGCATTGGCTATTTGCACCAGAGCAGACCTCAGAAAGTATGATGAAGGTGTTGGGGTATCAATAA
- a CDS encoding DUF2490 domain-containing protein, whose product MLRTTNFIFTAILIFFMGIHLNTYAQDVVVPSGRTNVQTTTENWNGLYLKLRLSEKWWWYQENHYRRRNSLDNPWDFVGRMSQLYNRFGFTYLFTDNFEVTFGPTIVWQFSPDRGNPDFLDSVLDTRFWHQWLFTQGVGPVKVLHQFRFEHRFQRGNEVGSAYEFKNRWRYKITGYIPLNKPRMENKTFFVAPSNEFFFQSNRQTWNIFEENRVYTAIGYTFNNYMFFGGHMWTYGPTAIPGTYRNRHMIRLNVMYTIDFRGNRKPITRDFAF is encoded by the coding sequence ATGCTACGTACAACTAATTTTATATTTACTGCAATTTTGATTTTTTTTATGGGGATTCACCTGAATACCTATGCTCAAGACGTAGTAGTACCATCAGGACGGACAAATGTTCAAACAACAACTGAAAATTGGAATGGGCTTTACCTCAAGCTTCGGTTATCCGAAAAATGGTGGTGGTACCAAGAAAATCATTACCGAAGGAGAAATAGTTTAGACAACCCTTGGGATTTTGTAGGTAGGATGAGTCAGCTCTATAATAGATTTGGATTCACCTACTTATTTACAGATAACTTTGAAGTCACTTTTGGTCCTACCATTGTATGGCAGTTTTCTCCCGATCGAGGAAATCCTGATTTTTTGGATTCTGTCTTGGATACACGATTTTGGCATCAATGGTTGTTTACGCAAGGTGTAGGGCCAGTGAAAGTTTTGCATCAGTTTCGATTTGAACACCGCTTCCAACGGGGTAATGAAGTGGGCTCAGCATATGAGTTTAAAAACAGATGGAGGTATAAGATTACAGGTTATATTCCTTTGAATAAACCAAGAATGGAAAACAAAACATTTTTTGTAGCACCATCTAATGAATTCTTTTTTCAATCGAATAGACAGACATGGAATATTTTTGAAGAGAACCGAGTGTACACTGCTATTGGGTATACTTTTAATAATTATATGTTTTTTGGTGGGCATATGTGGACCTATGGGCCAACAGCTATTCCAGGCACCTATCGAAACAGACACATGATCCGATTAAACGTCATGTATACCATTGACTTTAGAGGAAATAGAAAACCAATAACCAGAGATTTCGCATTTTAA
- a CDS encoding porin family protein: MKKISLLILFLLVSSGIHAQYKGQWRAIHAYEIPTDTPFLGLNFTGEYFPLNYFSIASGFTFFTPATGNARGFDINARYYLTEKEREWYVTAGYGFYRRVFEFNPIGRFDFNSLNLGAGGMIKLSDEIGLNPEIRFQAFGRNAMVFKLGVVYFIN; this comes from the coding sequence ATGAAAAAAATTAGTCTACTGATTTTGTTTTTATTGGTTTCTTCCGGTATTCACGCTCAATACAAAGGACAGTGGAGGGCAATACATGCCTACGAAATACCAACTGATACTCCATTTTTAGGGTTAAACTTTACTGGAGAGTATTTTCCGCTTAATTATTTTTCTATTGCTTCTGGATTTACTTTTTTTACTCCTGCTACTGGTAATGCCAGAGGATTTGATATCAATGCTCGCTATTACCTCACTGAAAAAGAGCGAGAATGGTACGTGACTGCTGGTTACGGTTTTTACAGAAGGGTGTTTGAATTTAATCCAATTGGAAGATTTGATTTTAATTCATTGAATCTCGGAGCTGGAGGAATGATCAAATTGTCAGATGAAATCGGACTCAACCCTGAAATCCGTTTTCAAGCATTTGGAAGAAATGCAATGGTTTTCAAGCTTGGGGTAGTCTATTTCATTAACTAG
- a CDS encoding alanine racemase, producing MLETITSPTLLIDEKICRRNISRMAEKAAKHGMELIPHMKTAQSHIVGEWSREVGIREITVSSLKMASYFSNKGWSTIHIAFPFNPREINAFNELASQQKLSIQLVNPVVTQLVAEKLTSAAGFFIEIDAGYGRTGVPYQQTAIIDEILAAAEKNPLFSFRGFYIHPGHSYYTKDIVGIYEESRLALAELKALYIAKYPTIKTRIGDTPGCSVMDDFGDIDQLGPGNFMFYDVTQVGIGSCSLADIAVALAVPIVDIQVEKGEILVHGGGVHLSKDVLYEPDGSKNYGEVVYLREGAAWEIPKQRSYVKSVSQEHGIIKASDELLQQVSVGDLIGILPIHSCMTADCMKSYYTINGLHIDHAEGAS from the coding sequence ATGCTCGAAACCATCACCTCTCCTACTCTTTTGATAGACGAAAAAATTTGCAGAAGAAATATTTCCCGCATGGCTGAGAAAGCAGCTAAGCATGGTATGGAACTGATCCCCCACATGAAAACTGCTCAGTCACATATCGTGGGTGAATGGTCCAGAGAGGTTGGCATTCGCGAAATAACGGTCTCTTCACTCAAAATGGCATCCTATTTTTCCAATAAGGGTTGGAGTACTATCCATATTGCATTTCCATTTAATCCTCGTGAGATTAACGCCTTCAACGAGTTGGCTTCTCAACAAAAACTATCCATTCAATTGGTGAATCCAGTAGTCACGCAACTAGTCGCAGAGAAGTTAACTTCAGCAGCTGGTTTTTTTATTGAAATAGACGCGGGATATGGACGAACGGGTGTTCCATACCAGCAAACAGCCATTATTGATGAGATACTTGCCGCAGCTGAGAAGAATCCCTTATTTTCATTCCGAGGGTTTTATATCCATCCGGGACATAGCTACTATACCAAAGATATTGTCGGTATTTATGAAGAAAGCAGGCTTGCTTTAGCCGAATTAAAGGCTTTATACATCGCTAAGTATCCAACTATTAAAACCAGAATTGGGGATACCCCCGGCTGTTCGGTGATGGATGATTTTGGAGATATTGATCAATTAGGGCCAGGTAATTTTATGTTTTATGATGTTACGCAGGTCGGTATTGGCAGCTGTAGCTTGGCTGACATAGCTGTTGCACTAGCCGTTCCGATAGTGGATATCCAAGTGGAGAAAGGTGAAATCCTCGTCCATGGAGGTGGGGTACATTTGTCCAAGGATGTTTTGTACGAACCCGATGGCAGTAAAAACTATGGAGAAGTAGTTTATTTGCGTGAAGGTGCTGCATGGGAAATTCCGAAGCAGCGCTCTTATGTCAAGAGTGTATCTCAAGAGCATGGGATAATCAAGGCTTCTGATGAATTATTGCAACAGGTCTCCGTTGGGGATCTGATAGGAATCTTACCTATTCACAGCTGCATGACGGCTGATTGTATGAAATCATATTATACCATTAATGGCCTTCATATAGATCATGCTGAGGGAGCTAGTTAA